A genomic window from Candidatus Denitrolinea symbiosum includes:
- a CDS encoding glycine dehydrogenase (aminomethyl-transferring): MTDAIKIVEPTVFDLSSPGRTGVTFPASDVPAAALPPEHLLRPSLPLPELAEVDVVRHYMRLSKFNYSVDSGFYPLGSCTMKYNPKIDEDTCRLPGFVHTHPLQPIETVQGNLALMYQLQEWLKEISGFAAITLQPAAGAHGEFTGVLMMRAYHASRGDTKRVKMLIPDSAHGTNPASSGMIGLQVVQIPSDARGNVDLEALKAQCDDTVVGIMVTNPNTLGMFDENIEQVVKMVHDCGGLVYGDGANLNALLGIVRPGDLGIDVMHFNLHKTFAVPHGGGGPGSGPVGVAAHLADFLPEPLVGIVEDESDDQPPLFGFVKPAKSIGRMKAFHGHFGGGLVRTYTYIAMQGPDGLKDIAQYAVLNANYLLARLRDTYHVPYDRICMHEFVAEGQFEGSDVRALDIAKRLMDYNFHPPTNYFPLIVREALMIEPTETENKDTLDAFANAMIKIAEEAKTSPELLHNAPHITPFGRMDEVKAARELALCCWLPEDYESQ, translated from the coding sequence ATGACTGACGCAATCAAGATCGTCGAACCGACCGTCTTCGACCTGTCCTCGCCCGGGCGCACCGGCGTGACCTTCCCCGCTTCCGACGTCCCCGCGGCGGCTCTGCCTCCCGAGCATTTACTCCGCCCCAGCCTGCCCCTGCCCGAACTCGCCGAAGTGGACGTCGTCCGCCACTACATGCGCCTCAGTAAATTCAACTACTCGGTGGACAGCGGCTTCTATCCGCTCGGCTCCTGCACGATGAAATACAACCCGAAGATAGACGAAGACACCTGCCGCCTGCCCGGGTTCGTGCACACGCATCCGCTCCAGCCCATCGAGACCGTGCAGGGCAACCTGGCGTTGATGTACCAGCTGCAGGAATGGCTGAAAGAGATCAGCGGGTTCGCGGCCATCACCCTCCAGCCCGCCGCGGGCGCGCACGGAGAGTTCACCGGCGTGCTGATGATGCGCGCCTATCACGCCTCGCGCGGCGATACGAAGCGCGTCAAGATGCTGATCCCCGATTCCGCGCACGGGACGAACCCCGCCTCGTCGGGGATGATCGGGCTGCAGGTCGTCCAAATCCCCAGCGACGCGCGCGGCAACGTGGACCTCGAGGCCCTGAAAGCCCAATGCGACGACACCGTGGTCGGCATCATGGTCACCAACCCGAACACGCTCGGCATGTTCGACGAGAACATCGAGCAGGTGGTCAAGATGGTCCACGACTGCGGAGGTCTCGTCTACGGCGACGGCGCGAACTTGAACGCGCTGCTCGGCATCGTCCGCCCCGGCGACCTGGGTATTGACGTGATGCACTTCAACCTGCACAAGACCTTCGCCGTCCCGCACGGAGGCGGCGGACCGGGTTCGGGTCCCGTCGGCGTCGCGGCGCATCTCGCGGACTTCCTGCCCGAACCGCTGGTCGGCATCGTCGAGGACGAAAGCGACGACCAGCCTCCACTCTTCGGCTTCGTCAAACCCGCCAAATCCATCGGGCGGATGAAGGCCTTCCACGGTCACTTTGGCGGCGGCCTGGTGCGCACCTATACCTACATCGCCATGCAAGGGCCGGACGGGCTCAAGGACATCGCCCAATACGCGGTGTTGAACGCGAATTACCTGCTGGCGCGCCTGCGCGACACGTATCATGTCCCGTACGACCGCATCTGCATGCACGAGTTCGTCGCCGAGGGACAGTTCGAAGGCAGCGACGTGCGCGCCCTCGACATCGCCAAACGCCTGATGGATTACAACTTCCATCCGCCGACGAACTACTTCCCGCTCATCGTCCGCGAAGCGCTGATGATCGAGCCGACCGAGACCGAGAACAAGGACACGCTCGACGCCTTCGCCAACGCCATGATCAAGATCGCGGAGGAGGCGAAGACCAGTCCCGAATTGCTGCACAACGCGCCGCACATCACGCCGTTTGGACGCATGGACGAAGTCAAAGCGGCGCGCGAACTGGCGCTGTGCTGCTGGCTGCCGGAGGATTACGAGAGCCAGTAA
- a CDS encoding glycine dehydrogenase (aminomethyl-transferring): MTYIPISPKERDAMLETIGVKTLDDLFKDIPAWRRFPTLDLPPALTEMEAAAELSDIADSNETVRGDLISFLGAGMYNHYIPSVIDHMLRRGEFYTAYTPYQPEISQGTLQSIFEYQSLMSALTGMEVSNASHYDGATAAAEAVNLAFAQFRGKRPKAVVSPSLHPQYRAVIRTYTQGMGVELAGDAAVRLEDGPEALTGQIDDQTCLVLVQYPDFFGRIYDYSKLIEDAHAKGALVCVVANPTALALLKTPASMGADIVVGEAQPLGLPMWYGGPSLGFFTTRKSYVHKMAGRLVGETVDNRGQRAYVLTLTAREQHIKRERATSNICSNQGLLALGAAIYMSALGKTGMKQVANLCYQKAHYAAETLGKIPGYSLRFSDPFFHEFTLRCPKPVAEINARLLDHGILGGYDLGQDYPELSDHMLVAVTEMNSKEEIDLLAEVLAEANHD; encoded by the coding sequence ATGACCTATATCCCGATAAGTCCCAAAGAACGGGACGCGATGCTGGAGACCATCGGCGTGAAAACGCTGGACGATCTCTTCAAGGACATCCCCGCCTGGCGCCGCTTCCCGACTCTCGACCTGCCTCCCGCGTTGACCGAAATGGAGGCCGCGGCCGAACTATCCGACATCGCCGACAGCAACGAGACCGTGCGCGGCGATTTGATCTCCTTCCTCGGCGCAGGCATGTACAACCACTACATCCCCTCGGTCATTGACCACATGCTGCGCCGCGGCGAATTCTACACCGCCTACACGCCCTACCAGCCCGAAATCTCGCAAGGGACCCTGCAATCCATTTTCGAGTACCAGTCCCTGATGAGCGCGTTGACGGGCATGGAGGTCTCGAACGCCTCGCACTACGACGGCGCCACCGCGGCGGCGGAGGCCGTCAACCTGGCGTTCGCGCAGTTTCGCGGCAAACGCCCGAAGGCGGTCGTCTCGCCGTCCCTGCACCCGCAATACCGGGCCGTGATCCGCACGTACACGCAGGGCATGGGCGTGGAGCTGGCCGGGGACGCGGCCGTCCGCCTCGAGGACGGTCCCGAAGCGTTGACCGGTCAAATTGACGACCAGACCTGCCTCGTCCTCGTCCAATATCCCGACTTCTTCGGGCGCATCTACGACTATTCCAAACTCATCGAGGACGCGCACGCCAAAGGCGCGCTCGTCTGCGTCGTCGCCAACCCGACCGCGCTGGCCCTGCTCAAGACGCCCGCTTCGATGGGCGCGGACATCGTCGTCGGCGAAGCCCAGCCGCTCGGCCTGCCGATGTGGTACGGCGGCCCGTCGCTCGGCTTCTTCACCACGCGCAAATCCTACGTCCACAAAATGGCGGGACGCCTCGTCGGCGAGACGGTGGACAACCGCGGCCAACGCGCCTACGTGCTGACGCTCACCGCCCGCGAGCAGCACATCAAACGCGAGCGCGCCACCTCCAACATCTGCTCGAACCAGGGCCTGCTGGCGCTCGGCGCGGCGATCTACATGTCGGCGCTCGGCAAGACCGGCATGAAGCAGGTGGCGAACCTGTGCTACCAAAAGGCGCATTACGCCGCCGAGACCCTCGGCAAGATCCCCGGCTACAGCCTGCGCTTCAGCGACCCGTTCTTCCACGAATTCACGCTGCGCTGCCCGAAGCCCGTCGCCGAGATCAACGCGCGCCTGCTCGACCACGGCATCCTCGGCGGCTACGACCTGGGCCAGGACTATCCCGAACTGTCCGACCATATGCTCGTCGCCGTCACCGAAATGAATTCCAAAGAAGAAATTGACCTGCTGGCCGAGGTCCTCGCGGAGGCGAACCATGACTGA
- a CDS encoding glycine cleavage system protein H: MNAPANLKYTQNDEWFDPASGKMGLSDYAQSQLSDIVFVEILVEAGDTVEAGKAIASVESVKASAEIYAAASGKVVAVNAGLAEKPETLNSDPYGEGWMVQVEGGAPGEVMDAAAYEEYCTGRAH, translated from the coding sequence ATGAACGCCCCTGCCAACTTGAAATACACCCAGAACGACGAATGGTTCGATCCTGCCAGCGGCAAAATGGGACTGAGCGACTACGCCCAGAGCCAACTCTCCGACATCGTCTTCGTCGAGATTCTCGTCGAGGCTGGCGACACGGTCGAGGCCGGGAAAGCCATCGCCTCGGTCGAGTCGGTCAAAGCCTCGGCGGAGATCTACGCGGCCGCTTCGGGGAAGGTCGTCGCGGTCAACGCCGGCCTGGCCGAAAAACCCGAGACGCTCAACAGCGATCCCTACGGCGAAGGCTGGATGGTCCAGGTCGAGGGCGGCGCGCCCGGCGAGGTCATGGACGCGGCCGCGTACGAAGAATATTGCACGGGACGCGCGCATTAG